DNA from Branchiostoma floridae strain S238N-H82 chromosome 15, Bfl_VNyyK, whole genome shotgun sequence:
TTCTGGTCGTGTGAGCGCACACAAGCTCGCACATAGCCGGCATTCAAACAATACACTCGTCGTAAGATTGTCGTTGGATTTTCAGTGACAAAACAGATCGTTCATGTGAATCTTCGGCAACTTTTGTCCtccacaaaagaaagaaaaagagttTGCACGGCTTATTCACGATTGCCCAAAAATGCTTTCGACTCTACTAGTCTCTAGCCTTAGTCGTACGACGATGATGTGACCGGGCcctcactgggttttccataGGTTCCTTTCCGCTCTatgtatttagaaaaaaatccgAAACGCATAGAAAATCCCGTTGTCCAAACAGTCTAAATATCTCCGTAAATAAGATGCGTCTAGCCAATGACACTATTTAGGGATATATAAATAACGCCCTTGGTTTAGCATCATTCGTTTTCTATGAGGTCATTGTTTCACCTGTATTTGTTGAAACGTTACGGTCCGGTGGATTTCCCCGAATAGGTTCTCGTTAAAGCCACCAATATCTCACCACCCCACAGGATTGATCTTTTCTCGGtaagtgaaaacaaacaaatgtcgTCTTCCTGTGCCTTACATGTGAAAACAAGTGTGGCAGACAAAGGTGGTCTTCGACAGGGGGAGTCGCATTGTTCAGAAGTCAGCTGACCGCATTTAAAAATTAATACCTCGTCGGACAGTAGTCAAACCGGTTGTGTGGCTATAGACTACAGACACAGTACAGGTAGTCTGGTCACGATAGTCTGTTCTTAGTGTTgttgtttgcgctttatacaaGTGGGCACAGCACTGACACGGTAAAGATCGGACTGGAGGCTGCACCCAATATTTGCAGACACAGTAAGTTGCGACGCATTTCCTTTCATTTAAGCGCACATGGTTTTGCCGTGCATGCATGAAATACTACATTATGTATTGTCAGGGACATTATACATAGAATACATGATATAGGAGTAACTAGACCGTGTTATTCAGCCTTGCTGGTGTTGAAGTTTGTAGAGTTTTTTCCTAGTTGAACACCGCCCATTGAGAGGTATAGACAGACTCCTTAACATGAAACTGGTTTAAGACGGGTAAGTACCCAGCTTAAGGACCCTCCCAAACTATGCTTGTAAACAATAGATGCAACGTTATGACCTGTTGCAATGGGCCCAGGTGTTTTCTGGATATAATATAATGGTACAGTAGTCTGATGGTGTAACACTAAAACCACAGAATATCTGTTCTATTTGGGGACATGTTGTGAAACTGAACACCAGAATTTGTGCTGGATGAGATCATCATATGTTTTACAGGGTAATAGTTTAATGGGCCCTGGTCACGAGTTTTGTCCACTCGTTCCCAGTGTCTTGGTGTTATCAATAGTACAAATGATAATGTCTGTggtagtacatacatgtaatcataTTTTCTCACGACACCCTCCACCACATTTTGTGTCTCCAGTACCTCCCATGTGTCAGGTAGAGAagagaaaaacattttatgttGGTGTGTGACTACAAGCTGTGTAGGTGATAAACTATCATGGCCAGTTGTGGGACCATCCATAATGTACTAGCATGTTGTAGTggagtagttttttttaaaggacTCATGGTCAAATTTTAGGGTTCTTGCATGTCCTTTTCCATAATTTGAAGGAAAGCGATCTTTTTCTCCCAAAATTCCTTGGGTGTTCCCATATTTCATAACAGGGTGGGAAAATTTGCACAAAGGCAATGCCTTCCTGAATTTTATATGCTGAATTTAGCTTAATACACAAACAGTTCTCCTGAATGTAGTGTAAAGTATTGTCGGTATTGGCCCCTATATGTAGCCCCCGTTAAGACACTACCAGGCTGTGTGCAAGTCTCCTATTTCTGTCTAACTTTCTGTGTTTGGCCTTTTACAGGAATACTGACAGAACAACATGGTACTCAGTTTCAGGATGCAGACAGCGCTGTTCCAGGCTGTCCCCTTCCCCCCTGTGGTCCTCTGGCTGGTGGTCAGCACGCTTCTGGTCGGCATCATCATATCTGTCCGCCGTCGGAGGTCTTCAAGAGCCCAGAGCCCGCGTGCAAAGACGGAGTGTTGTAACGGTACATCAGCGAAGAAGATTCAAACGGATTCCTACCACTCTGTAGAACTGTTAGGGACAAGTGCTGACTTGAGACTGACAATCAGCAAGGAGACCATCGATGTGCAGTGTGACTGTCACTGTTGTAACACTGATTTTCAGGACTTGGTAAAAGTGACATGCGCAGACAAACCGTTGGAAATTGTTCCGTTAGGTATGCGGTGTTATAAAGAACTCTTATGCACATTGATCTTCATGTTGCTTTACGAAGTAGCATTCCATGTATTCTGGAGAGAGGACGTGCTTGTAGGAATTGCAGCCATCAAGTTTGTGCAGTTCATGACAATTGTGTTAGGTGTCCTCTTCGCACACGTCTCCTTGGTGCAAACAGAAGATGGGCTAACACGCTTGGAGCTGGGATTGAGA
Protein-coding regions in this window:
- the LOC118431767 gene encoding uncharacterized protein LOC118431767 isoform X1 encodes the protein MVLSFRMQTALFQAVPFPPVVLWLVVSTLLVGIIISVRRRRSSRAQSPRAKTECCNGTSAKKIQTDSYHSVELLGTSADLRLTISKETIDVQCDCHCCNTDFQDLVKVTCADKPLEIVPLGMRCYKELLCTLIFMLLYEVAFHVFWREDVLVGIAAIKFVQFMTIVLGVLFAHVSLVQTEDGLTRLELGLRVIIQNKLVCLMSYVALESILLYGRVAEVIVEVSEDTLCGIVVIYVCIYSSTIGVIQNICLQPLFKFTIATQIPIIVILTNLIISALLNTFFLIMACLWLMLSVTLFVAEIISAFRHIDHLHKSVVQKESLDGVIIKV
- the LOC118431767 gene encoding uncharacterized protein LOC118431767 isoform X2, which translates into the protein MQTALFQAVPFPPVVLWLVVSTLLVGIIISVRRRRSSRAQSPRAKTECCNGTSAKKIQTDSYHSVELLGTSADLRLTISKETIDVQCDCHCCNTDFQDLVKVTCADKPLEIVPLGMRCYKELLCTLIFMLLYEVAFHVFWREDVLVGIAAIKFVQFMTIVLGVLFAHVSLVQTEDGLTRLELGLRVIIQNKLVCLMSYVALESILLYGRVAEVIVEVSEDTLCGIVVIYVCIYSSTIGVIQNICLQPLFKFTIATQIPIIVILTNLIISALLNTFFLIMACLWLMLSVTLFVAEIISAFRHIDHLHKSVVQKESLDGVIIKV